Within the Cupriavidus necator N-1 genome, the region GCGCCTGGCGTGTTTGAGCGGAATGCGGCATTGGGGATTAGCATTCTTGCATGGCTGCATGGGACCGACGTCACGCGCCCCGTTTATTTCTGGGGCGACCTGGACTTTTCCGGGATCCCCGTTGGCCGGTCAAACTCCCCCACCTTTGGCCGCTTAAATTCCCCCACCTGATGACTGCGTAGCAATGCGGTAGCGACCGGTCGCGGTACCTCCAGGGGCATCCTGCTGGCAGGACGTAACTTTGATCCCTTTGTCGTTGACAGGGGGGAGGGGTGAACGTCTTGAAGCCACATCTGCAAACTACCGTCCTGACGCTGCTGGCCGCCGGCAAGAGCCAACGTGAGATCGAGCGCGTCACCGGCGTTGACCGCAAAACCATCCGCCGCCTTGCACAGCGTCAGGCGGAGGTAAATTCCCCCACCCCGGCCACCGGGATTGGTGCGCAAATTCCCCCACCCCGGCCACCGGCGAATCGCCCCTCGTCCTGTGAGCCGTATCGGGAGTGGATCGAGGCGCAGTTGCGCCTGCGGCGCAATTACACCGCCATCTACCAGGACCTGGTCGATCAGTTCGGCTTCACCGGCGCCTACAACAGCGTCAAGCGCTTCGCCGGCCGGCTTGTACAACGCGAGCCCGAACAGTTTGACCGACTCGAATTCGCTCCCGGTGAGGAAGCTCAGGTCGATTACGGCGAAGGCGCGCTCACGCGTGTGCCAGGCAGCGATCGGTACCGCCGCCCACGGTTGTTCGTTATGACGCTGCGCTACTCGCGCCGCAGCTTCCGGCGCGTGGTCTGGAACTCCAGCCAACAGACCTGGGCGCAGTTGCACGAGCAGGCCTGGCGCTACCTTGGCGGAGCGACCCGCTACGTTGTCCTGGACAACCTCAAGGAGGGCGTGATCAAGCCCGACTTGTATGAGCCCGAGCTCAATGCGCTCTACCGTGCCGTACTGGCCCATTACGGCGTGGTGGCCGACCCGGCGCGAGTCCGGGACCCCAATCGCAAGGGCAGCGTCGAGAGCGCGATCCAGCATACCCAGAGCACCGCGCTCAAGGGGCGGCGCTTCGAGTCGATCGAGCAACAAAACGACTTCCTCGAACACTGGGAGACACGCTGGGCTGCCCAGCGCATCCACGGCAGCGCCTGCCGTCAGGTCCAGGCCATGTTCGAGGAGGAGCGCGCCCACCTCTTGCCACTGCCACTCACCGGCTTCGCGTACTTCACCGAGTACGAACGCACGGTGGACGACGCCACCTGCGTGCGTATCGACCACAGCAGCTACGCCGCCCGCCCGGCGCCCATCGGCAGCCGGGTGCTGGTGCGCTTGTTTGAGCATCACCTCGAGCTTCGCGATCGCGCCACACTTGCGCTGTTGCGCACCCATCCCCGTGCACAGCGCCGCGGCAGCGTCCTGCTGCCACCCGAAGAGCGGCCATACAACCCCTCGCGCGAGACTCGCAGCATCCTCGCACAGGCCCAACAGATCGGGCCTGCCACGCTGGCACTGTGCCAGCAATGGTTCGAGCACGATGGCCGCGTCGGACACCGCCGCTTGCGCGGTGTCGTGGGGCTCGCGCGGCGCTATCCGAGGCGCATCGTTGAGCAGGCGTGCGAGCGTGCCTTGCGAGACGGTGTGCGGCACTACCCCTCGATCCAGGCCCTGGCCGAGCAGCTTCTGCAACAAGCCCTGGCTGCCCTCGAGGCACCTGTGCAGGGCGAGCTGGACCTGACTCAGCACCATCACCTTATTCGGGACGGCGACGCGTACGCCGACCTGTTTGCCCTCGGCGCGCAAGCTAGCGCCGACTTGTAACCCTCCCACTGGAGAATCCCATGAGTATGAGCATGACCGAAATCGAGCGTGCCTTGCGTGCGCTGCGCCTGTCCGGCATCAGTGCCACACTGCAAACACGCGTGGTACAAGCCCAGGCCTGCCAACAACCCTTCCTGGAGACCTTCTCGCTGATCTTGCAGGACGAGTTAGACCGACGACGCTCACGCTTGCTTGAGCGCCGCTACCAGCAAAGCGGACTGGACGAGCGCGCAGCACTGGCCGACTTCGACTGGCGCTTCAACCCAAAACTGCCGCGCGCAGCCTGCTTCGAATTGCACACCTTGAAGTTCATCGCCGAAGGCCATAACGCGCTCATCGTGGGCAAGCCCGGTACCGGCAAGAGCCACATTGCCAAGGCCGTCGCCTACCAGGCTACCCTGGCCGGCCACGCGGTGCGCTATCTGGAGGCGGACAGTGCCTTCGTGCAATACGCCCTGGGCAGCCCAGCCGAGCAGCGTCAGCACCTGCGCGCACTGCTCGAGGCGGACCTCCTCGTGCTCGATGATCTGTTCCTCGCGCGCCGTATCGGCGAGGGCGCCGGCGAGCTCTTGCAGGCGCTGGTCCACCAGCGCTACAAGCTCAAGCGCAGCATCATGGTGACCTCCAACCGGGTCGTGCAGGATTGGGGCAAATACCTGGGTGACGCCACCATGGCCGCCACCATCCTCGATCGCCTGATGCACCGCGCTCACCTGCTGGAGTTCGAGGGGCGCAGCTACCGCTTGAAGGAGGCCGCCAACCGCCTGGCACTCTCGCCGCTTGGTACCCCTGCTCCGGCGGCCGACCAACCAAGCTGACTCGCCTTCGTTCCTCTACTACGCGCCACTTACCCTACAATCCTCCTGTCCTGCCTGGGGGAGTTTGAGTGTGTAGTGGTCAAGTTATTTCGGACAGGCAGATAGGTTCTTTTTCTGTCGATTTCGCCTCGTAGGCAGCGGGCGACAGATACCCCAGGGTTGAGTGCAAGCGCACCGGATTATAGAAACCAACGATGTACTGGGTGATGTCGCGCCGTGCCTCGGCGTGGTTGGCGTATTGACGCTGCCACACGCGCTCCATCTTCAGGTTTAGGAAGAACCGTTCCGTCACCGCGTTATCCCAGCAATTGCCTTTTCGACTCATGCTGCAAACAATCTGATGGCGTGCCAGCAAGGCCTGATACTCCGCGCTCGCGTACTGACTGCCCCTATCCGAGTGCAGCACCAGTCCCGGCGCTGGCCTTCGCTGCTGCAGCGCCATGCTCAGTGCCGACATCACCAGGTCGGCCGGCATGGTCGGCGCCATCGACCAGCCCACGACCTTGCGCGAGTACAAGTCCAGCACGACCGCCAGATACAGCCAGCCTTGGGCCGTGCGGACATAGGTGATGTCCGAAGTCCAGGCCCGATTCGGCTCGGCCACGTCAAATTGCCGGTTCAGCACGTTCTCTGCCACTGGCAGAGTGTGTTTGCTGTCAGTCGTCGACACGAACTTACGCTTCCAGGTCGCACGCAAGCCCGCTTCGCGCATCAGCCTACGAATCCGGTAGCGGCCAAGGCGCACCCCTTGTTCCCGCACCGCATGCATGACACGCCGGCTGCCGTAGCTCGCGCCGCTCGCAGCGAACGCCGCTTTGACGTGGGTCTGCTCCTGCAGAGTCTTCATGCTTGGCTTGGCGCGGCGGTGCGCATAGTAGCCCGAGCGGCTCACCTGCAATACCCGGCAGGCGTTACTGACCGATACGGCCTCCTGTTGCAAGTGGGCTACCACCCGGTAGCTCACTTCAGTTCCCGCGCAAAGAAGGCCGAGGCTTTTTTTAGCAAGGCGTTGTCCTCGCGCAGTTGCCGATTCTCCGCCTCCAGTTGCCGGATGCGCTGCTGTTCCGCCGTCAGCGGCTTGCCCACGCCAGGCCCGCCGGCGCACTCTGCATCATACTGCGCCATCCAGCGCCGAACGGCCGTCTCACCAAGCTCCATCGACCGGCAAACCTCGCTGACCGATAATCCTTGGTCTCGCACCATCCGTACTACTTCCAGCTTGAAGCTGGCGTCAAATTGTCGGCGCCTTCTTGTCATCTATCTTTTTTCCTCGTCGATTCCGGATTGTCCTCCTATCGACCTGTCCGAGGAAATTAGACCACCACAGTGGCCAAAGGTGGGGGAATTTAATCCGGCCAACGGGGTCCGGGATGGATATTCTCAAGGAGTTGCGCGTGGTATTTCCAGGCGCGCAAGCGTGGAAGGCTGGCTACGAGGCGCTGCTTGCACGCCTTCTCGCCGAAGAGTCCCACGCGCCGGATGAAGCGAGGAAGTCGGGCCAGACCGATCCGGGCCTTACCGGCTGCCCTTATGC harbors:
- the istA gene encoding IS21 family transposase; this translates as MNVLKPHLQTTVLTLLAAGKSQREIERVTGVDRKTIRRLAQRQAEVNSPTPATGIGAQIPPPRPPANRPSSCEPYREWIEAQLRLRRNYTAIYQDLVDQFGFTGAYNSVKRFAGRLVQREPEQFDRLEFAPGEEAQVDYGEGALTRVPGSDRYRRPRLFVMTLRYSRRSFRRVVWNSSQQTWAQLHEQAWRYLGGATRYVVLDNLKEGVIKPDLYEPELNALYRAVLAHYGVVADPARVRDPNRKGSVESAIQHTQSTALKGRRFESIEQQNDFLEHWETRWAAQRIHGSACRQVQAMFEEERAHLLPLPLTGFAYFTEYERTVDDATCVRIDHSSYAARPAPIGSRVLVRLFEHHLELRDRATLALLRTHPRAQRRGSVLLPPEERPYNPSRETRSILAQAQQIGPATLALCQQWFEHDGRVGHRRLRGVVGLARRYPRRIVEQACERALRDGVRHYPSIQALAEQLLQQALAALEAPVQGELDLTQHHHLIRDGDAYADLFALGAQASADL
- the istB gene encoding IS21-like element helper ATPase IstB, which codes for MSMTEIERALRALRLSGISATLQTRVVQAQACQQPFLETFSLILQDELDRRRSRLLERRYQQSGLDERAALADFDWRFNPKLPRAACFELHTLKFIAEGHNALIVGKPGTGKSHIAKAVAYQATLAGHAVRYLEADSAFVQYALGSPAEQRQHLRALLEADLLVLDDLFLARRIGEGAGELLQALVHQRYKLKRSIMVTSNRVVQDWGKYLGDATMAATILDRLMHRAHLLEFEGRSYRLKEAANRLALSPLGTPAPAADQPS
- a CDS encoding IS3 family transposase (programmed frameshift); amino-acid sequence: MTRRRRQFDASFKLEVVRMVRDQGLSVSEVCRSMELGETAVRRWMAQYDAECAGGPGVGKPLTAEQQRIRQLEAENRQLREDNALLKKAFGLLCAGTEVSYRVVAHLQQEAVSVSNACRVLQVSRSGYYAHRRAKPSMKTLQEQTHVKAAFAASGASYGSRRVMHAVREQGVRLGRYRIRRLMREAGLRATWKRKFVSTTDSKHTLPVAENVLNRQFDVAEPNRAWTSDITYVRTAQGWLYLAVVLDLYSRKVVGWSMAPTMPADLVMSALSMALQQRRPAPGLVLHSDRGSQYASAEYQALLARHQIVCSMSRKGNCWDNAVTERFFLNLKMERVWQRQYANHAEARRDITQYIVGFYNPVRLHSTLGYLSPAAYEAKSTEKEPICLSEIT